In a single window of the Pongo abelii isolate AG06213 chromosome 1, NHGRI_mPonAbe1-v2.0_pri, whole genome shotgun sequence genome:
- the LOC100445189 gene encoding LOW QUALITY PROTEIN: olfactory receptor 10J4-like (The sequence of the model RefSeq protein was modified relative to this genomic sequence to represent the inferred CDS: inserted 1 base in 1 codon), protein MPRPNFTVVTEFTFEGFPIFEWHHRLILFVFFLVLYLLTLASNAIILTLIRLNHQLHMPMYFFLSVXISETCYTMTIIPQMLSSLLSPQQTISIPGYATQLFFYLTFGVNKCFLLTAMGYDRYVAICRPLRYSVIMGKKACIQLASGSWSTGLSTAIIQLSSVFSLPFCDANLISHFFCDIRPIMKLTCADTTIKEFITLLISLCVLVLPMVLIFISCVLMVTTILKIASAEGRRKAFATCASHLTVVIVRYGCTSFIYLKPKSQNSLQDRLISVTYTVITPLLNPVVYSLRNKEVKDALLRALGRKPLS, encoded by the exons ATGCCAAGGCCCAATTTCACGGTTGTGACAGAGTTTACCTTTGAGGGTTTCCCCATTTTTGAGTGGCATCACAGACTCATCCTCTTTGTGTTCTTTTTGGTCTTGTACCTTTTGACCCTTGCCAGCAATGCTATCATCTTGACACTTATCCGCCTTAACCATCAACTTCACATGCCCATGTATTTCTTCCTGAGTG CTATTTCTGAGACCTGTTATACCATGACCATCATCCCCCAAATGCTGTCCAGTCTCCTCAGTCCTCAACAAACCATCTCCATCCCAGGCTATGCCACTCAGCTCTTTTTCTATCTCACTTTTGGTGTCAATAAATGCTTCCTGCTCACAGCCATGGGGTATGACCGCTATGTGGCCATCTGCCGCCCCCTACGGTATTCAGTCATCATGGGCAAAAAGGCTTGTATACAACTGGCAAGTGGATCCTGGAGCACTGGCCTGAGCACAGCTATCATTCAGCTGTCTTCTGTATTCAGCCTTCCCTTCTGTGATGCTAATCTCATCTCCCACTTCTTTTGTGATATCCGGCCCATAATGAAGCTCACCTGTGCAGACACTACTATCAAGGAATTTATTACTTTGCTCATCAGTCTCTGTGTCCTTGTTCTGCCCATGGTCTTGATCTTCATCTCCTGTGTCCTAATGGTCACCACCATCCTCAAGATTGCATCAGCTGAGGGCCGGAGAAAGGCCTTTGCTACTTGTGCCTCACACCTCACAGTGGTCATTGTCCGCTATGGCTGTACCTCTTTCATCTACCTAAAACCCAAATCCCAAAATTCCCTGCAGGACAGACTTATCTCTGTGACATACACTGTTATTACTCCTCTGCTCAACCCTGTTGTATACAGCCTGAGGAACAAAGAGGTTAAGGATGCCTTGCTCAGAGCTTTGGGCAGAAAGCCTCTCTCTTAG